The following are from one region of the Rhodopirellula sp. P2 genome:
- a CDS encoding DUF1559 family PulG-like putative transporter — translation MKTKPSGFTLVELLVVIAIIGILMGLLIPAVNAARETARRNQCSTQIKNLSLAAIQYANSKGELPGYVQSFGRHDSYIDPSDPSNSGAALAPHMKIGTWAVALLPWLDAQPTYEHWSEDRYPILHTNVSGAEHEATSGASGDGFHSLAAPNLALMQCPSNPVAVGDYAKNSYIANNGLCHSTGPSGFLAAPSGSSIFAESQNRANGAFNCKYNVTSINSRGDGIHEYEGPKVRLDDFKDGAGNTMLFAESVQALPWSRAGFINASNVTLADPAHNDVVFSVENARYVNGMVWHYADPKNSDAALASFWNKNGTGSPQVPAAVVGFYRINGGGTSISDEIFNLQMTATNAAQIARPSSAHVDGVNVAMADGGTRFITAGIDYRAYQALLTPRGKSSNVPFPEYVYSDEEN, via the coding sequence ATGAAAACCAAACCGTCCGGTTTCACTCTCGTCGAATTGTTGGTGGTGATTGCCATCATCGGCATCCTGATGGGACTGCTGATTCCAGCTGTCAACGCGGCACGGGAAACCGCCCGCCGCAATCAGTGCAGCACCCAAATCAAGAACCTCTCGCTGGCGGCGATCCAGTACGCAAACTCAAAGGGCGAACTGCCCGGTTACGTTCAAAGCTTCGGTCGTCACGACAGCTACATCGATCCATCGGATCCAAGCAACTCGGGGGCGGCACTCGCTCCTCACATGAAGATTGGGACCTGGGCAGTTGCGTTGTTGCCATGGCTCGACGCACAACCCACTTACGAACACTGGAGTGAGGATCGTTACCCGATCCTTCACACCAATGTGTCGGGTGCCGAGCACGAAGCCACCAGCGGTGCCTCTGGCGATGGTTTTCACTCCTTGGCCGCTCCTAACTTGGCGCTGATGCAGTGCCCCAGCAATCCCGTTGCCGTTGGCGACTACGCGAAGAACAGTTACATCGCCAACAACGGCCTGTGCCATTCCACGGGGCCATCTGGTTTCTTGGCCGCTCCTTCTGGATCCAGCATTTTCGCTGAGTCTCAGAACCGAGCCAATGGCGCGTTCAACTGCAAGTACAACGTGACGAGCATCAACTCGCGTGGCGATGGCATCCATGAGTATGAAGGTCCCAAGGTTCGGTTGGACGACTTCAAAGACGGTGCTGGTAACACGATGTTGTTCGCCGAAAGCGTTCAAGCACTTCCTTGGAGTCGTGCTGGATTCATCAACGCCAGCAACGTGACATTGGCTGATCCAGCTCACAACGACGTGGTGTTTTCGGTTGAAAACGCTCGTTACGTAAACGGCATGGTGTGGCATTACGCTGACCCGAAGAACTCGGATGCCGCTCTGGCTTCATTCTGGAACAAGAATGGAACTGGTTCCCCTCAAGTTCCCGCTGCAGTGGTTGGTTTCTATCGGATCAACGGTGGTGGCACTTCGATCTCGGATGAGATCTTCAATCTGCAGATGACCGCCACCAACGCTGCTCAAATTGCTCGTCCCTCTTCGGCTCACGTCGACGGTGTGAACGTTGCGATGGCTGACGGCGGAACCCGGTTCATTACAGCTGGCATTGATTATCGGGCTTACCAAGCCTTGCTGACACCTCGTGGCAAGAGCAGCAATGTTCCTTTCCCTGAGTACGTCTACAGCGACGAAGAAAATTAA
- the greA gene encoding transcription elongation factor GreA, with product MVELVPMTREGYNKIKAEISRMENDEMPMIVQKIAEAREEGDLKENAEYHAQRENQGMLMAKINELRDKIARASIIDVSSLPKDEVVFGCTVTVEDVAYGDEEQFTLVGAGDEDYDSGKILVTSPFGQGLVGKKVGEVAEVDVPAGKLKFKILKIEFNL from the coding sequence ATGGTCGAATTGGTGCCAATGACCCGAGAGGGCTACAACAAGATCAAGGCCGAGATCAGTCGCATGGAAAATGACGAAATGCCGATGATCGTGCAGAAAATCGCAGAGGCTCGCGAAGAAGGTGACTTGAAAGAGAACGCGGAGTATCACGCTCAACGCGAGAACCAGGGAATGTTGATGGCCAAGATCAACGAACTGCGTGACAAGATCGCGCGGGCGTCGATCATTGATGTCTCGTCGTTGCCCAAAGACGAAGTTGTGTTTGGCTGCACCGTGACGGTAGAAGACGTCGCGTATGGCGACGAAGAACAGTTCACCTTGGTGGGCGCTGGCGATGAGGATTATGACAGCGGCAAGATTTTGGTGACCAGTCCGTTCGGCCAAGGCTTGGTCGGCAAGAAGGTTGGTGAAGTGGCAGAGGTCGATGTCCCGGCCGGGAAGTTGAAATTCAAAATCCTGAAGATTGAATTCAACCTGTGA
- a CDS encoding DNA gyrase inhibitor YacG, with protein sequence MQPPVKVHCPTCRRRFLSDETPAMPFCSKRCQLIDLGRWMNEEIGLPHEGEPGDAPVEYLDDRDSPQPSPEQEMGRSYRFED encoded by the coding sequence ATGCAGCCGCCCGTCAAAGTCCATTGCCCCACCTGCCGTCGCCGTTTTCTTTCGGATGAGACGCCTGCGATGCCGTTTTGTTCCAAGCGGTGCCAGCTGATTGATTTGGGACGTTGGATGAACGAGGAGATTGGATTGCCGCATGAAGGTGAGCCGGGTGATGCGCCGGTGGAGTACTTGGATGACCGCGATTCGCCTCAGCCCAGCCCGGAACAAGAGATGGGGCGGTCGTATCGATTTGAGGATTGA
- a CDS encoding retropepsin-like aspartic protease family protein, with amino-acid sequence MNSIRLFWLITAIALLATSPLSELPAQTLLAADDPSEQPSADTPQATRYSASVEAKAEKILQEAGLRRSGRSLIANESAEIARAMTALSKQRRELTLEQKELDGLLAQVQQINDQIRNLETQDGELNLQLARVAGNDVASNNRIVALINANRTRVGQFRSQRTKTQELANQQRSELNSKEAAYAESVFQIRKDLNAMRASISEKLEAAQVKIAIQVMAANQGIPASISAEDILQTIELRLAKIEQEVFSESIPLEIERNGSLYVTVSVNNQPVRMIVDSGATLVTLPAEIAKALQIEIPTDAPLLRLVMANGDEISAKRVKLDSVRVGQFEAKEVSCAVLEPIASRADPMLGMSYLGEFKFEIDAAQKSLSMLRVETSP; translated from the coding sequence TTGAACAGCATCCGTCTTTTCTGGTTGATCACGGCCATCGCGTTGCTGGCGACATCCCCGCTTTCAGAACTGCCCGCCCAAACGTTGCTCGCCGCCGACGATCCTTCCGAACAACCGTCAGCCGACACGCCGCAAGCGACTCGCTATTCCGCCAGTGTCGAAGCCAAGGCGGAAAAGATTCTGCAAGAAGCGGGCCTGCGGCGTAGCGGTCGGTCGCTCATCGCGAATGAGTCCGCTGAAATCGCTCGAGCAATGACTGCGCTCTCCAAGCAACGACGTGAATTGACGCTGGAACAAAAGGAACTGGACGGTCTGCTCGCTCAAGTCCAGCAGATCAACGACCAAATCCGCAACCTGGAAACCCAAGACGGGGAACTGAATCTGCAATTGGCGCGTGTCGCCGGAAACGACGTCGCGTCCAACAATCGAATCGTGGCTTTGATCAACGCCAACCGAACTCGTGTCGGCCAGTTTCGATCCCAACGAACCAAAACCCAAGAACTCGCCAATCAACAACGCTCGGAGTTGAACTCGAAAGAGGCCGCCTACGCCGAGTCCGTGTTTCAAATCCGCAAGGACTTGAACGCCATGCGCGCTTCAATCTCCGAAAAGTTAGAAGCCGCCCAGGTTAAAATCGCGATCCAGGTCATGGCTGCGAATCAAGGGATCCCGGCATCGATCTCGGCAGAGGACATCCTGCAAACGATCGAACTTCGACTGGCAAAGATCGAACAAGAGGTTTTCTCCGAATCGATCCCGTTGGAAATTGAACGCAACGGTTCGCTGTACGTGACCGTCAGCGTCAACAATCAACCAGTGCGTATGATCGTTGACAGCGGTGCCACGTTGGTGACGTTGCCCGCAGAAATCGCGAAAGCACTTCAAATCGAAATCCCGACCGATGCTCCGCTGTTGCGGTTGGTGATGGCGAACGGCGACGAGATCTCAGCCAAACGCGTCAAGTTGGACTCCGTCCGTGTCGGACAATTCGAAGCCAAAGAGGTGTCGTGTGCGGTCTTGGAACCGATCGCGTCCCGAGCGGATCCAATGCTGGGAATGAGCTACCTCGGCGAATTCAAATTTGAAATCGATGCCGCTCAAAAAAGCTTGAGCATGCTGCGGGTCGAGACGTCGCCCTGA
- a CDS encoding DUF1592 domain-containing protein has protein sequence MIAPGLMLLLGSLLASPDGHSDDTPEATDAIIPTPVALTSFEDSVRPLLVTYCGDCHSPDDEDDPVGFLQSKTTDQIQLRREIWSSAAEQLHNRTMPPADVAQPTEAERLQLSQWINHHLNATACDGGEFAGRPVPRRLNRDQYTHAINDLTGLDFDFVETFPADGGGGEGFNNNGETLFMPPLLMERYLEVASDVIDQAIVLAPRVIEFETRAGASDVKHSLLSSTAETFGLWIRLPPEVPEQTQVQVRVDGIVAGTLSPNDRRDGQHWMTVSLPKGQHVIAVRTSLADADATDADATGANAPPIEQVRLLQLPRVEYRKGQQLERDRQKVSDIAREFASQNAKTPIDRLQQKFSREFTKHGGESLRKRLSATAKVLGLSPDQDALTHALSRADAKTALSRFARQAWRRPIESSTIDRWMRLFDHVVKRGETPRAALQLALQAVLTSPHFLYISEADDDSPGIHPISDMELATRLSFFLWYSLPDERLLKLAEQNELSVPQTLREEVDRMLADPRSKRFTDAFASQWLGTTAVGNTVIPDTSFFKPAYTDELVRDLREQVGQTMAWTVRENRPVTNWIDSNTVVVNHRLAKHYGMDHTAKTWNGDKNAFLPVETDDDPESSRRAGALGLGAVHMLTSYSRRTSPVLRGAWVLETIFGTRVPAPPPDVPSLPGGEKESGKTTVRERLEQHRENPTCAACHDLIDPIGFALENFDVIGRWRDRERGPDSEAVWQEKAKKNPEKWKSLPEIDSSGRMPSGETFDGVDELRAVLMARQDAFLDEYIRRMLGFALARSLEEADACTIDSIRNRLLENNLQTRELIHAIIQSVPFQNRG, from the coding sequence ATGATTGCGCCGGGACTGATGCTTCTGCTTGGCTCGCTCCTTGCCTCTCCTGATGGCCACAGCGACGACACTCCCGAAGCAACGGATGCAATCATCCCAACGCCCGTCGCCCTGACCTCGTTCGAAGACAGCGTTCGCCCGCTGTTGGTGACCTACTGCGGTGATTGCCATTCGCCCGACGACGAAGATGACCCGGTGGGCTTCCTCCAATCGAAAACGACGGACCAGATTCAACTTCGCCGCGAAATCTGGTCGAGCGCCGCGGAACAATTGCACAACCGAACAATGCCACCTGCCGACGTGGCTCAACCCACCGAAGCGGAACGCCTGCAACTGTCTCAGTGGATCAACCATCACCTGAACGCCACCGCCTGCGACGGTGGCGAGTTCGCCGGTCGTCCGGTCCCACGTCGACTGAACCGAGACCAATACACGCACGCGATCAACGACCTGACTGGCTTGGACTTTGATTTCGTCGAAACCTTCCCTGCCGACGGTGGCGGCGGCGAAGGCTTCAACAACAACGGCGAGACACTCTTCATGCCGCCGCTGTTGATGGAACGTTACTTGGAGGTTGCGTCCGACGTCATCGACCAAGCCATCGTGCTGGCGCCCCGGGTCATTGAATTCGAAACGCGTGCCGGCGCATCCGACGTGAAGCATTCGTTGCTAAGCAGCACCGCCGAAACATTCGGGCTGTGGATCCGCCTGCCTCCAGAGGTCCCTGAACAGACACAGGTCCAGGTTCGAGTCGACGGCATCGTCGCCGGGACACTGTCTCCAAACGATCGCCGTGATGGCCAACACTGGATGACCGTCTCGTTGCCAAAGGGACAGCACGTCATCGCGGTCCGCACTTCACTCGCGGATGCAGACGCAACCGATGCAGATGCAACGGGAGCAAATGCACCACCGATCGAACAAGTCCGGCTGCTGCAGTTGCCTCGCGTGGAGTATCGCAAGGGCCAGCAGCTCGAACGCGATCGCCAAAAGGTATCCGACATCGCTCGCGAATTCGCGAGCCAGAACGCGAAGACTCCCATCGATCGACTCCAGCAAAAATTCTCTCGTGAGTTCACCAAGCACGGCGGCGAGTCGCTGCGGAAACGCTTGTCCGCCACCGCAAAAGTCCTGGGGCTCTCACCCGACCAGGATGCGCTCACACACGCTTTGTCGCGCGCAGATGCCAAGACGGCACTCTCGCGGTTTGCCCGGCAAGCTTGGCGTCGCCCGATTGAGTCCTCCACGATCGATCGATGGATGCGTTTGTTCGATCACGTGGTCAAACGAGGCGAGACACCACGGGCCGCCCTGCAACTGGCTTTGCAAGCCGTTTTGACATCGCCTCACTTCCTTTACATCAGCGAAGCGGACGACGACTCGCCGGGCATTCATCCGATCTCGGACATGGAATTGGCAACTCGGCTCTCATTCTTCCTGTGGTACTCACTGCCGGATGAACGTCTTTTGAAACTGGCCGAACAAAATGAATTGAGCGTCCCCCAAACGCTCCGCGAAGAAGTGGACCGGATGCTCGCGGACCCACGTTCGAAACGTTTCACGGATGCCTTCGCCAGCCAATGGCTTGGAACGACCGCTGTCGGCAACACGGTCATCCCTGACACCAGCTTCTTCAAACCGGCCTACACCGATGAATTGGTCCGCGATCTTCGCGAACAAGTCGGACAAACGATGGCTTGGACGGTTCGCGAAAATCGGCCGGTCACAAACTGGATCGATTCCAACACGGTCGTCGTCAACCATCGACTGGCGAAACACTACGGCATGGATCACACCGCCAAGACTTGGAACGGCGACAAGAACGCGTTTTTGCCGGTCGAAACGGACGACGACCCCGAGTCTTCGCGGCGTGCCGGCGCATTGGGCCTGGGTGCCGTTCACATGCTGACCAGTTACTCGCGAAGGACCAGCCCCGTTCTTCGTGGAGCCTGGGTCCTGGAAACCATCTTCGGAACTCGAGTTCCCGCGCCTCCGCCGGACGTGCCATCGCTGCCTGGCGGTGAAAAGGAATCTGGCAAAACAACCGTCCGCGAGAGACTGGAACAACATCGCGAGAATCCCACCTGCGCCGCCTGCCACGATTTGATTGACCCGATCGGATTCGCTCTTGAAAACTTCGACGTCATCGGCCGTTGGCGTGATCGAGAACGCGGTCCAGACAGTGAAGCCGTGTGGCAAGAGAAGGCAAAGAAGAATCCAGAAAAATGGAAGAGCCTCCCCGAAATTGACAGTTCCGGACGAATGCCAAGCGGTGAAACGTTTGACGGTGTCGATGAACTGAGGGCGGTGCTGATGGCTCGCCAAGACGCCTTCCTGGACGAGTACATTCGCCGCATGCTTGGATTCGCACTGGCAAGAAGCCTGGAAGAAGCCGACGCCTGCACCATCGATTCCATTCGCAACCGATTGCTCGAAAACAATCTGCAAACTCGCGAATTGATTCACGCCATCATTCAAAGCGTTCCCTTTCAAAACCGAGGCTAG
- a CDS encoding DUF1552 domain-containing protein has translation MLIRTKRARLSRRRLLSGLSQGSAIGMSLPWLHAMAGESPDDSAPAVDENGKVKPLDRPPVRAAFLFMPNGVNPANWTPSVKENSDQFELTPMLQPLADVRDDVLLLENLHHPNVNMRNGHWPKVPAFLSGGFVLRTSGRDMDTGSMSADQFIASKIGSHTPLPSLELGVDSAYTGVDNVGGGFTRIYGSHIAWRDRHTPLPNEIVPQLAFDRLFRGGAASPPVSGLNLHDPQVAKSLQRDTTSVLDIVLEDARGLSRQLGSEDRAKLDEYLQSVRSVEQRIEASMKPQRRWINEGKIDVPRPGPGLPEQHVEHVRLMMDIMVLAFWTDSTRVATFMMGNAQTGRNFSFLDGVNSSFHGISHHRNETDRIAEYERIGTWHIEQYAYLIDRMRSLKEGDTTLLDNSMVMFGSTIRDGNKHDIENLPLLLAGRGGGAIRTGRRLIAAEKSRLCNLYVSMFNAMGIQAEQFGTSDGKVDLS, from the coding sequence ATGCTGATTCGAACCAAGCGAGCCCGCCTGTCACGACGTCGCCTGTTGAGTGGACTGTCGCAAGGCTCGGCGATCGGGATGAGCCTGCCCTGGCTGCATGCGATGGCCGGCGAGTCCCCGGACGATTCCGCGCCAGCAGTCGACGAGAACGGCAAGGTCAAACCACTCGACCGGCCTCCCGTTCGCGCTGCGTTCTTGTTCATGCCCAACGGCGTGAACCCCGCCAACTGGACACCTTCCGTGAAGGAGAACAGCGACCAATTCGAACTCACGCCAATGCTCCAACCACTGGCAGACGTTCGCGACGATGTCCTCTTGCTGGAAAACCTGCACCATCCCAACGTGAACATGCGGAATGGTCACTGGCCGAAAGTGCCCGCGTTCTTGTCGGGCGGCTTTGTGCTGCGAACGTCCGGTCGCGACATGGACACCGGCAGCATGTCGGCTGACCAATTCATCGCTTCCAAAATCGGTTCCCACACGCCGCTTCCCAGTTTGGAATTGGGGGTCGATTCCGCGTACACCGGCGTCGACAATGTCGGTGGCGGCTTCACTCGCATCTACGGATCTCACATCGCCTGGCGAGACCGGCACACACCGTTGCCCAACGAGATCGTCCCGCAACTCGCATTCGATCGACTGTTCCGTGGTGGCGCAGCCTCACCGCCCGTCTCCGGGCTGAACCTGCACGATCCACAAGTCGCGAAGTCACTTCAGCGAGACACGACCAGCGTGCTGGACATCGTCCTCGAAGACGCTCGTGGGTTATCACGCCAACTCGGCAGTGAAGACCGCGCCAAGCTGGACGAATACCTGCAAAGCGTGCGAAGTGTCGAGCAACGCATTGAAGCGTCGATGAAGCCGCAACGGCGCTGGATCAACGAAGGCAAGATCGATGTCCCGCGACCTGGACCGGGCTTGCCCGAACAACACGTCGAGCATGTGCGTCTGATGATGGACATCATGGTGCTGGCGTTTTGGACCGATTCCACTCGCGTCGCGACGTTCATGATGGGCAACGCTCAAACCGGTCGCAACTTCTCGTTCCTGGATGGTGTGAACAGTTCCTTCCACGGGATCTCACACCACCGCAATGAAACCGATCGCATCGCTGAATACGAGCGAATTGGAACCTGGCACATCGAGCAATACGCTTACTTGATCGACCGCATGCGATCGCTCAAAGAAGGCGACACAACACTGCTAGACAACTCGATGGTGATGTTTGGATCGACGATTCGGGACGGCAACAAACACGACATCGAAAACCTGCCGCTGTTGCTCGCCGGTCGAGGCGGCGGAGCGATTCGCACCGGTCGTCGCCTGATTGCTGCCGAGAAATCGCGTTTGTGCAATCTGTATGTTTCGATGTTCAACGCGATGGGAATCCAAGCGGAACAATTCGGAACCAGCGACGGCAAGGTCGACCTGAGCTAA
- a CDS encoding OmpA/MotB family protein, with product MNVLRQRSETAFLAVTLVWACVATGCSQNPYLAGGGTSVWQPPPSTTAVNGIQAQVSELNRRVQLLDDNNRQLTTQLAQSEQQAQVYRDELNLVRKQLSDTTQQYESARIVAQDAQTQARSFQASAQMRGGATIRANTNLNQMAGRLNLGGLKVEQDGEVLRVILPSDQLFAQGTGQLQPSAGSVLDPTAAQIRAVFPRQRIGIEGYTDNAPVYGGAAGSAHQLTSAQTSAVLDWLTRRSGMPAQQLFTVAQGSNNPRQDNATPAGRAANRRVELVIYPESF from the coding sequence ATGAACGTTCTCCGTCAACGCTCCGAAACAGCTTTCCTCGCGGTCACCCTTGTGTGGGCCTGCGTTGCGACCGGCTGCTCGCAAAACCCGTACTTGGCGGGCGGGGGCACCTCCGTGTGGCAACCACCACCGAGCACGACCGCAGTCAATGGCATCCAAGCCCAGGTCTCGGAACTGAACCGACGCGTTCAGCTTCTGGACGACAACAATCGTCAGCTCACCACTCAGTTGGCGCAGAGCGAACAGCAAGCCCAGGTATATCGCGACGAACTGAATTTGGTTCGCAAGCAATTGTCTGACACCACGCAGCAGTACGAGTCCGCTCGGATTGTGGCTCAGGACGCACAGACGCAAGCAAGAAGTTTCCAGGCGTCGGCTCAGATGCGTGGCGGGGCGACGATTCGCGCCAACACGAACCTCAACCAGATGGCGGGGCGTTTGAACCTCGGTGGTTTGAAGGTGGAGCAAGACGGCGAAGTCCTGCGGGTCATTTTGCCGAGCGACCAATTGTTTGCTCAAGGAACCGGGCAGCTTCAGCCTTCCGCGGGATCGGTCTTGGACCCCACCGCGGCTCAGATTCGGGCGGTGTTCCCGCGGCAGCGAATCGGCATCGAAGGCTACACCGACAATGCACCGGTGTATGGCGGAGCGGCAGGCAGTGCTCATCAACTCACCTCCGCGCAAACAAGTGCGGTGCTGGATTGGCTGACTCGCCGAAGCGGCATGCCTGCTCAGCAGTTGTTCACCGTCGCCCAGGGATCCAATAACCCTCGCCAAGACAACGCGACTCCCGCTGGACGAGCCGCGAATCGCCGCGTCGAATTGGTGATCTACCCCGAGTCATTCTGA
- a CDS encoding HAD family hydrolase, translated as MRVLLFDIDGTLLTTAGGGNRALRQAIEQEFSVENPDTEISFSGRTDRSLMVELLQRNRVSPTDANCGRLRRRYGALFGGELRRSGGTLLPGVLPLFQALQLVPNLDVAVMTGNFPETATQKLEYFEIRRWVRWIIGGDLDVHRDDMARRAATWVARRHGDAHQQTIVIGDTPADVLCGRAIGAKTLAVSTGEFSREELAPTEPTMLLDDLSDTERVVRFLVDDELSPLPVRSNH; from the coding sequence GTGCGAGTGCTGCTATTTGACATCGACGGGACGCTTTTGACGACCGCGGGTGGCGGGAATCGGGCGCTCCGGCAAGCGATTGAACAAGAATTTTCGGTCGAAAATCCGGACACCGAGATCTCATTTTCGGGCCGCACGGATCGCAGTCTGATGGTGGAATTGTTGCAGCGGAACAGGGTTTCGCCGACAGACGCCAATTGCGGCCGGTTGCGACGTCGTTACGGGGCTCTGTTTGGGGGCGAGCTGCGTCGCTCGGGAGGCACCCTGCTGCCGGGCGTCCTGCCTTTGTTTCAGGCTCTGCAGTTGGTCCCCAACTTAGACGTTGCTGTCATGACCGGGAATTTCCCTGAGACGGCAACACAGAAATTGGAGTATTTCGAGATTCGTCGCTGGGTCCGCTGGATCATCGGAGGCGACCTGGACGTGCACCGTGACGACATGGCGCGGCGAGCGGCGACGTGGGTGGCTCGGCGGCACGGGGACGCTCACCAGCAAACCATTGTGATCGGTGACACTCCCGCCGACGTGCTGTGCGGGCGAGCGATCGGGGCAAAAACGCTGGCCGTCAGCACCGGCGAATTCTCTCGCGAAGAATTGGCACCAACGGAGCCCACGATGTTGCTGGACGATTTGTCGGACACCGAGCGAGTCGTCCGATTTCTGGTCGACGATGAGCTTTCGCCCCTGCCCGTGCGTAGCAACCACTGA
- the ubiE gene encoding bifunctional demethylmenaquinone methyltransferase/2-methoxy-6-polyprenyl-1,4-benzoquinol methylase UbiE, which produces MSVPNVDRSHQSNASADESANPPTTVDGLDKSGERVREMFRQIAPRYDVMNHLLSLNIDKWWRRKAVQTLKIEGDAPILDLCCGTGDLAIAIALAAGPDVQVIGSDFCHAMLEIARDKEAARVRDTAGGSGRQTIPFLEADSMALPFDDNAFQCVTVAFGLRNIADTDQGLSEMARVCQPGGQVLVLEFSQPTLPVLKQTYSFYFRHVLPRIGQWMARNDKSAYEYLPESVGKFPCGDALAGRMRDIGLLHVTFRPLTLGVATIYVGEKPGGKTTHAELAAQREDEALVST; this is translated from the coding sequence ATGAGTGTCCCAAACGTAGACCGGTCCCACCAGTCCAATGCTTCGGCGGATGAGTCAGCGAATCCTCCGACAACGGTCGACGGTTTGGACAAGAGCGGGGAGCGAGTTCGCGAAATGTTTCGCCAGATCGCTCCGCGATACGACGTGATGAACCACCTGCTGTCGTTGAACATCGACAAGTGGTGGCGTCGCAAAGCGGTCCAAACGCTGAAGATCGAAGGCGATGCCCCGATCTTGGATCTGTGCTGCGGCACCGGCGACCTGGCAATTGCAATTGCCCTGGCCGCCGGCCCCGACGTCCAAGTCATCGGCAGTGATTTCTGTCACGCGATGCTGGAAATCGCTCGCGACAAAGAAGCCGCGCGCGTTCGCGACACAGCGGGCGGTTCCGGCCGGCAAACGATTCCATTTTTGGAGGCCGACTCGATGGCCCTCCCCTTCGATGACAACGCCTTCCAGTGCGTGACAGTCGCCTTCGGATTGCGGAACATCGCCGACACCGACCAAGGCCTGTCCGAAATGGCTCGCGTTTGCCAGCCCGGTGGGCAAGTCCTGGTGCTGGAGTTCTCGCAGCCCACACTGCCGGTTCTGAAGCAGACTTACAGTTTTTACTTCCGACATGTCTTGCCTCGCATCGGCCAATGGATGGCTCGCAACGACAAGTCCGCGTACGAGTACCTGCCCGAATCGGTGGGCAAATTTCCCTGCGGCGATGCACTTGCCGGACGGATGCGAGACATCGGCTTGCTCCATGTCACGTTCCGACCACTGACCCTGGGTGTTGCGACCATTTACGTGGGCGAAAAGCCAGGCGGAAAAACCACGCATGCCGAACTGGCGGCTCAACGCGAAGACGAAGCCTTGGTGAGCACATGA
- a CDS encoding UbiX family flavin prenyltransferase: MIDGPKRRRIVLAITGASGAPIAVRLLQIMRRDPNVEVHLTISPSGAAVLQQEMGLKLNLRAINLNELLGCVAAWASEPAPQFDPIDSDGDDRLHYHQHDDYMTPIASGSFLTDAMVLCPCSGSTLSGVARSAASNLIQRAAEVHLKEHRKLVLVPRETPMSVLQIENMHRLAAAGAVILPAMPGWYHDVQRLEDLVDFVVARIMDQIGLDNGLIQRWKDA, translated from the coding sequence ATGATCGACGGACCGAAACGCCGGCGGATCGTGCTGGCGATCACGGGAGCCTCGGGCGCCCCGATCGCGGTTCGACTGCTGCAAATCATGCGGCGAGATCCCAATGTCGAGGTGCATCTGACAATCAGCCCCAGTGGCGCAGCGGTGCTGCAGCAAGAGATGGGCCTGAAGTTGAACCTGCGCGCGATCAACCTGAATGAATTGCTCGGCTGCGTCGCGGCGTGGGCGAGCGAACCAGCCCCGCAGTTTGACCCAATCGACTCCGACGGCGATGACCGCCTGCACTACCATCAACACGACGACTACATGACGCCAATCGCCAGCGGGTCGTTCCTGACCGATGCCATGGTGCTCTGCCCCTGCAGCGGCAGCACCCTGTCCGGCGTGGCCAGATCAGCCGCGTCCAATCTGATCCAACGCGCCGCCGAAGTGCACCTCAAAGAACACCGTAAGTTAGTCCTCGTGCCGCGAGAAACCCCCATGAGCGTTCTGCAAATCGAGAACATGCATCGGCTGGCAGCGGCCGGCGCTGTGATCTTGCCCGCCATGCCGGGCTGGTATCACGACGTCCAACGACTCGAGGACTTGGTTGATTTCGTGGTCGCCCGCATCATGGACCAGATCGGGTTGGACAACGGGCTGATCCAACGTTGGAAGGACGCCTGA